From the Burkholderia ubonensis genome, one window contains:
- a CDS encoding MurR/RpiR family transcriptional regulator: MNPSVTSSSVPPAAGAAAQPAVDIVARIAECAPELRDAERKVAAFILADLARAAHASIGTLARDADVSVATVTRFAKAVGCRDVRELKLLVAQAAAVGQRFLAPSDGAGEDDANPASVVYDEIHVALAHNHQLLRQTSFDAAADLLAGAKMVYVYGQGGGSTALADELRFRLVRFGRPVASYQDSVLQRMVAATASRDSVVVALSVSGRVPELLESCALAKRYGAPLIAVTAPASPLAQLADHLIPVVAFETDFIYKPSTSRYAMMMAIDVLVTEVALRLGDACRESLRRVKHALDAHRGGGDRQPLGD; the protein is encoded by the coding sequence ATGAATCCGTCCGTCACTTCGTCTTCCGTCCCGCCGGCTGCCGGCGCTGCCGCCCAGCCGGCCGTCGACATCGTCGCCCGGATCGCCGAATGCGCGCCCGAGCTGCGCGACGCCGAGCGCAAGGTGGCCGCGTTCATCCTCGCCGATCTCGCGCGCGCCGCGCATGCGAGCATCGGCACGCTCGCGCGCGACGCCGACGTGAGCGTCGCGACGGTCACGCGCTTCGCGAAGGCGGTCGGCTGCCGCGACGTGCGCGAGCTGAAGCTGCTCGTCGCGCAGGCGGCGGCGGTCGGCCAGCGCTTTCTCGCGCCGTCCGACGGCGCGGGCGAGGATGACGCGAATCCCGCGTCGGTCGTCTACGACGAGATCCACGTCGCGCTCGCGCACAACCACCAGCTGCTGCGCCAGACGTCGTTCGACGCGGCCGCCGACCTGCTCGCCGGCGCGAAGATGGTCTACGTGTACGGGCAGGGCGGCGGCTCGACCGCGCTCGCCGACGAGCTGCGCTTCCGCCTCGTGCGCTTCGGCCGGCCGGTCGCGAGCTACCAGGACAGCGTGCTGCAGCGGATGGTCGCGGCGACGGCGTCGCGCGATTCCGTCGTGGTCGCGCTGTCGGTGAGCGGGCGCGTGCCGGAGCTGCTGGAAAGCTGCGCGCTCGCGAAGCGCTACGGCGCGCCGCTGATCGCGGTGACCGCGCCGGCGTCGCCGCTCGCGCAGCTTGCCGACCACCTGATTCCGGTCGTCGCGTTCGAAACCGATTTCATCTACAAGCCGTCGACGTCGCGCTACGCGATGATGATGGCCATCGACGTGCTCGTCACCGAGGTCGCGCTGCGGCTCGGCGACGCGTGCCGCGAATCGCTGCGCCGCGTCAAGCATGCGCTCGATGCGCACCGCGGCGGCGGAGACCGCCAACCGCTAGGAGACTGA
- a CDS encoding EcsC family protein, whose product MEPISSEVATTLSADDRDALRRAKQVLESPSLTMKLTGLLGAPIEKMIGRLPDFATGKINDATRLALRKCLNLALRTLGKPPAPDADAHDKPSNLLHKLAVATTGAAGGAFGFVALPVELPVTTTLIFRSVCDIARSEGEDLSSVDAQLQCLAVLGMGGNPDKNEEDADLGYFVLRGALAQAISKASSDITSKGVGAHGSAALFRLVQTVASRFSVQVTEQMAAKSIPAIGAVLGATVNTLFIDHFQQMAHGHFTVRRLERKYGAAAVRAAYQAIDGAPAR is encoded by the coding sequence ATGGAACCGATTTCAAGCGAAGTCGCGACGACGCTGTCGGCAGACGATCGGGATGCGCTGCGGCGCGCGAAGCAGGTGCTCGAAAGCCCGTCGCTGACGATGAAGCTGACGGGCCTGCTCGGCGCGCCGATCGAGAAGATGATCGGCAGGCTGCCGGATTTCGCGACCGGCAAGATCAACGACGCGACCCGGCTCGCGCTGCGCAAGTGCCTGAACCTCGCGCTGCGCACGCTCGGCAAGCCGCCGGCGCCCGACGCCGACGCTCACGACAAGCCGAGCAACCTGCTGCACAAGCTCGCCGTCGCGACGACGGGCGCCGCCGGCGGCGCGTTCGGCTTCGTCGCGCTGCCGGTCGAACTGCCGGTCACGACGACGCTGATCTTCCGCTCGGTCTGCGACATCGCGCGCAGCGAAGGCGAGGACCTGTCGTCGGTGGACGCGCAGCTGCAGTGCCTCGCGGTACTCGGGATGGGCGGCAACCCGGACAAGAACGAAGAGGACGCCGATCTCGGCTACTTCGTGCTGCGCGGCGCGCTCGCGCAGGCGATCTCGAAGGCGTCGTCGGACATCACGTCGAAGGGCGTCGGCGCGCACGGCTCGGCCGCGCTGTTCAGGCTCGTGCAGACCGTCGCGTCGCGCTTCTCGGTGCAGGTGACCGAGCAGATGGCGGCGAAGTCGATCCCGGCGATCGGCGCGGTGCTCGGCGCGACCGTCAACACGCTGTTCATCGATCACTTCCAGCAGATGGCGCACGGCCACTTCACCGTGCGCCGGCTCGAGCGCAAGTACGGCGCCGCGGCCGTGCGGGCCGCGTATCAGGCGATCGACGGCGCGCCGGCGCGGTGA
- a CDS encoding amino acid deaminase: MKVTNYQDATIDPFGKGLGNVPSASVPLGDAGRLEWNLLAEDVSLPAAVLYEDRIEHNLKWMQAFVEEYGVKFAPHGKTTMAPQLFRRQLDAGAWGITLATAHQTQAAYHGGVRRVLLANQLVGRQNMTIIAGLLSDPDFEFFCLVDSADGVDQLGQFFGNAKKSLNVLLELGVPGGRTGVRDAAQRDAVLAALARYPDTLKLAGIELYEGVLKEEGEIRAFLQGAVALTRELAAAGRFARTPAILSGAGSAWYDVVAEEFAKASGAGFAEVVLRPGCYLTHDVGIYKKAQTDVFARNPTARKMGEGLLPALQLWAYVQSVPEPDRAIVALGKRDSAFDAGLPEPARHFRPGRDSAPRDVAAAEGWAITGLMDQHAYLQIPPGADVKVGDMIAFDISHPCLTFDKWRQLLVLDPQFRVTEVVETFF, encoded by the coding sequence ATGAAAGTTACAAACTATCAGGATGCGACGATCGATCCGTTCGGCAAGGGCCTCGGCAATGTGCCGAGCGCGAGCGTGCCGCTCGGCGACGCGGGCCGCCTCGAGTGGAACCTGCTCGCGGAGGACGTCAGCCTGCCGGCCGCGGTGCTGTACGAGGACCGCATCGAGCACAACCTGAAGTGGATGCAGGCGTTCGTCGAGGAATACGGCGTCAAGTTCGCGCCGCACGGCAAGACGACGATGGCGCCGCAGCTGTTCCGCCGCCAGCTCGACGCCGGCGCGTGGGGCATCACGCTCGCGACCGCGCACCAGACGCAGGCCGCGTATCACGGCGGCGTGCGGCGCGTGCTGCTCGCGAACCAGCTGGTCGGCCGCCAGAACATGACGATCATCGCGGGGCTGCTGTCGGATCCCGATTTCGAGTTCTTCTGCCTCGTCGATTCCGCCGACGGCGTCGACCAGCTCGGCCAGTTCTTCGGCAACGCGAAAAAGTCGCTCAACGTGCTGCTCGAGCTCGGCGTGCCGGGCGGGCGCACCGGCGTGCGCGACGCCGCGCAGCGCGACGCGGTGCTCGCGGCGCTCGCCCGCTATCCGGACACGCTGAAGCTGGCCGGGATCGAACTCTACGAAGGCGTGCTGAAGGAGGAAGGCGAGATCCGCGCGTTCCTGCAGGGCGCGGTCGCGCTGACGCGCGAGCTCGCCGCCGCCGGCCGCTTCGCGCGCACGCCGGCGATCCTGTCCGGCGCGGGTTCGGCGTGGTACGACGTGGTCGCGGAAGAGTTCGCGAAGGCGTCCGGCGCGGGCTTCGCGGAAGTCGTGCTGCGCCCGGGCTGCTACCTGACGCACGACGTCGGCATCTACAAGAAGGCGCAGACCGACGTGTTCGCGCGCAACCCGACCGCGCGCAAGATGGGCGAAGGGCTGCTGCCGGCGCTGCAGCTGTGGGCGTACGTGCAGTCGGTGCCGGAGCCGGATCGCGCAATCGTCGCGCTCGGCAAGCGCGACTCGGCGTTCGACGCGGGCCTGCCCGAGCCGGCCCGGCATTTCCGCCCGGGCCGCGACAGCGCACCGCGCGACGTTGCAGCAGCCGAAGGCTGGGCGATCACCGGCCTGATGGACCAGCACGCGTACCTGCAGATCCCGCCCGGCGCGGACGTGAAGGTCGGCGACATGATCGCGTTCGACATCTCGCACCCGTGCCTGACGTTCGACAAGTGGCGCCAGCTGCTCGTGCTCGATCCGCAGTTCCGCGTGACGGAAGTGGTCGAGACGTTCTTCTGA
- a CDS encoding DJ-1/PfpI family protein, which yields MAAKKILFLTGDFAEDYETMVPFQALQAVGHHVDAVCPGKRSGDRIKTAIHDFEGDQTYTEKPGHQFTLNASFDDVDAARYDALAIAGGRAPEYLRLDPKVIALVRAFAAAGKPIAAICHAAQLLAAADVIRGKRISAYPACAPEVKLAGGEYADIPVDAAVTDAPFVTAPAWPAHPAWLAQFLALLGTRIEL from the coding sequence ATGGCCGCGAAGAAGATCCTGTTCCTCACCGGCGATTTCGCCGAAGACTACGAAACGATGGTGCCGTTCCAGGCACTGCAGGCCGTCGGCCACCACGTCGACGCGGTCTGCCCGGGCAAGCGCTCGGGCGACAGGATCAAGACCGCGATCCACGACTTCGAGGGCGACCAGACCTACACCGAAAAGCCCGGCCACCAGTTCACGCTGAACGCGTCGTTCGACGACGTCGACGCCGCGCGCTACGACGCGCTCGCGATCGCGGGCGGCCGCGCGCCGGAATACCTGCGGCTCGATCCGAAGGTGATCGCGCTCGTGCGCGCGTTCGCGGCGGCGGGCAAGCCGATCGCCGCGATCTGCCATGCGGCGCAACTGCTCGCCGCCGCCGACGTGATCCGCGGCAAGCGCATCTCGGCCTACCCGGCCTGCGCGCCCGAAGTGAAGCTCGCGGGCGGCGAATATGCGGACATTCCGGTCGATGCGGCGGTCACCGACGCGCCGTTCGTCACCGCGCCCGCGTGGCCCGCGCATCCGGCGTGGCTCGCGCAATTCCTCGCACTGCTCGGCACGCGCATCGAGCTGTGA
- a CDS encoding CHRD domain-containing protein has translation MPKLRFLQVALLAGVLAAGSAAAETVRLAADLQPSSEVPPTATKGAGAVDATYDTATHLLRWTVTYENLTGPATAAHFHGPAPVGQNAGVQVPIPKDGLASPIRGSKELNDAQVTELMAGKWYFNIHTKEHPSGEIRGQVLPAN, from the coding sequence ATGCCGAAGCTGCGTTTCCTCCAGGTGGCGTTACTCGCGGGCGTGCTGGCCGCCGGCAGCGCCGCGGCCGAAACGGTTCGCCTGGCTGCCGACCTTCAACCGTCGAGCGAGGTGCCGCCCACCGCGACCAAGGGTGCCGGCGCGGTCGACGCCACCTACGACACGGCGACCCACCTGCTGCGCTGGACCGTCACTTACGAAAACCTGACGGGGCCGGCGACGGCCGCACATTTCCACGGTCCCGCGCCGGTCGGGCAGAACGCCGGCGTGCAGGTGCCGATTCCGAAGGACGGCCTCGCGAGCCCGATCAGGGGTTCGAAGGAACTGAACGATGCGCAGGTGACCGAACTGATGGCCGGCAAGTGGTACTTCAACATCCATACGAAGGAGCATCCGTCCGGCGAGATCCGCGGGCAGGTGCTGCCGGCGAACTGA
- a CDS encoding MDR family MFS transporter, which produces MAVHTAAHHSSGQVLPFRESLLAMIGISFVTMLVALDQTVVGTALPTIVAELKGFDLYAWVATSYLLSSVITVPIFGRLGDYYGRKPFVIASIVVFTGASVLCGMANDMLYLVLARGLQGIGGGMLVGTAFACIPDLFPDSVVRLRWQVMMSSAFGIANAIGPSLGGVLTQSLGWRSVFYVNLPVGLLSLLFVWRYLPHLRQVEHDRKMRLDWPGALLIALSLGALQLFVEWLPKHGVAGWPTLLLGVALAAGIGLWRWEKRCAQPILPFDMFGNRALSALFVLAILAGFSMFSLLFYAPLLFQGGFGMSPKEAGLVITPLVVFITIGSIMNGRVVTRIRHPNAMLHVGFALFAITCAGVVVSTHATPRWLLMALMVAGGVGLGFVLPNLTVFAQQTAGREHLGIATALLQSLRMVGGMAGTALTGTLVSQMYAGGVRDALGADHALQWHAPLADPQILIDRAAQAGLVGELTRAGHNGALLLEAARESLVGAIHAGVAVAAAVAVYAVWQCRRVPPVTLRRKIEPHVAAD; this is translated from the coding sequence ATGGCCGTCCACACCGCCGCCCATCATTCGAGCGGGCAAGTGCTGCCGTTTCGCGAATCGCTGCTCGCGATGATCGGCATCTCGTTCGTGACGATGCTCGTCGCGCTCGACCAGACCGTCGTCGGCACCGCGCTGCCGACCATCGTCGCCGAACTGAAGGGATTCGACCTGTATGCGTGGGTCGCGACGTCGTACCTGCTCAGCTCGGTGATCACCGTGCCGATCTTCGGGCGGCTCGGCGACTACTACGGGCGCAAGCCGTTCGTGATCGCGTCGATCGTCGTGTTCACGGGCGCGTCGGTGCTGTGCGGGATGGCCAACGACATGCTCTACCTGGTGCTCGCGCGCGGCCTGCAGGGGATCGGCGGCGGAATGCTGGTCGGCACCGCGTTCGCGTGCATTCCCGACCTGTTCCCCGATTCCGTCGTGCGGCTGCGCTGGCAGGTGATGATGAGTTCCGCGTTCGGCATCGCGAACGCGATCGGGCCGTCGCTCGGCGGCGTGCTGACCCAGTCGCTGGGCTGGCGCTCGGTGTTCTACGTGAACCTGCCGGTCGGCCTGCTGTCGCTGCTGTTCGTGTGGCGCTACCTGCCGCACCTGCGGCAGGTCGAGCACGACCGCAAGATGCGGCTCGACTGGCCGGGCGCGCTCTTGATCGCGCTGTCGCTCGGCGCGCTGCAGCTGTTCGTCGAGTGGCTGCCGAAGCACGGCGTCGCCGGCTGGCCGACGCTGCTGCTCGGCGTCGCGCTCGCCGCCGGCATTGGGCTGTGGCGCTGGGAGAAGCGCTGCGCGCAGCCGATTTTGCCGTTCGACATGTTCGGCAATCGCGCGCTGTCCGCGCTGTTCGTGCTCGCGATCCTCGCCGGCTTCTCGATGTTCTCGCTGCTGTTCTACGCGCCATTGCTGTTCCAGGGCGGGTTCGGCATGTCGCCGAAGGAAGCGGGGCTCGTCATCACGCCGCTCGTCGTATTCATCACGATCGGCAGCATCATGAACGGCCGCGTCGTCACCCGCATCCGCCACCCGAACGCGATGCTGCACGTCGGCTTCGCGCTGTTCGCGATCACGTGCGCCGGCGTCGTCGTGTCGACGCATGCGACGCCCCGCTGGCTGCTGATGGCGCTGATGGTCGCGGGCGGCGTCGGCCTCGGCTTCGTGCTGCCGAACCTGACGGTGTTCGCGCAGCAGACCGCCGGACGCGAGCATCTCGGCATCGCCACCGCGCTGCTGCAGTCGCTGCGGATGGTCGGCGGGATGGCCGGCACCGCGCTGACGGGCACGCTCGTCAGCCAGATGTATGCGGGCGGCGTGCGCGACGCGCTCGGCGCCGACCACGCGCTGCAATGGCACGCGCCCCTCGCCGATCCGCAGATCCTGATCGACCGTGCGGCGCAGGCCGGCCTCGTCGGCGAGTTGACGCGCGCCGGGCATAATGGCGCGCTGCTGCTGGAAGCCGCCCGCGAATCGCTCGTCGGCGCGATTCACGCGGGCGTCGCGGTGGCGGCGGCGGTGGCCGTGTATGCGGTGTGGCAGTGCCGCCGCGTGCCGCCCGTCACGCTGCGGCGCAAGATCGAACCGCATGTCGCGGCCGATTGA
- a CDS encoding phospholipase D family protein, with translation MLTSLIRHAPAAPCWRAVCRLARALAVCAPLSLVAACATHPPATSLERTVSHALPADAATPLRTALAAPEAAHPGQSGFRLLADGAAALQMRIALARAATRTLDMQYYIATEDTTGKLLLGAALYAADRGVRVRMLVDDLNFRDIDRVMAALNTHPNIEIRVFNPFGVSQQRVMQRTANFFTRIDRFTRRMHNKAMIADNRIAIVGGRNLGDEYFSASPTLQFRDLDVLAAGPVTRDISASFDAYWASGSSYPLRVLNHQTFDPKDLDAMRDELRAHWRENAEPYNAKPLNATPLAQQIARGELGLVWAPAEFEADAPDKVAQPTDGYVSPPMRRLAELIRTAQQEFLAFSPYFVPHDAGVKILGDTTARGVRVAILTNSLAATDAVAVQAGYGPYRAPLLRHGVELYEYKARPDRQRPRLFGSRSRASLHAKAYVIDRKILVIGSMNLDPRSTHLNTELALVIHSPALAQQVATIFARATQPDESYRVQLAAPSGPGASELMWTGTDDGVLHTYHVDPYAGLLRNLLTGVFMLLPVDDQL, from the coding sequence GTGCTCACGTCTTTGATCCGGCACGCGCCGGCCGCGCCGTGTTGGCGCGCCGTGTGCCGCCTGGCCCGCGCGCTGGCCGTCTGCGCGCCGCTGTCGCTCGTTGCCGCGTGCGCGACGCACCCGCCTGCGACGTCGCTCGAGCGCACGGTGTCGCACGCGTTGCCCGCCGATGCCGCGACGCCGCTGCGCACGGCGCTGGCCGCACCGGAAGCCGCACATCCCGGGCAGTCGGGCTTCCGCCTGCTCGCGGACGGCGCCGCCGCGCTGCAGATGCGTATCGCGCTCGCCCGCGCGGCGACCCGGACGCTCGACATGCAGTACTACATCGCAACCGAGGACACGACCGGCAAGCTGCTGCTCGGCGCCGCGCTGTATGCGGCCGATCGCGGCGTGCGGGTGCGGATGCTGGTCGACGACCTGAACTTCCGCGACATCGACCGCGTGATGGCCGCGCTGAACACGCACCCGAATATCGAGATCCGCGTGTTCAATCCGTTCGGCGTGTCGCAGCAGCGCGTGATGCAGCGCACGGCGAATTTCTTCACGCGGATCGACCGCTTCACGCGCAGGATGCACAACAAGGCGATGATCGCCGACAACCGGATCGCGATCGTCGGCGGCCGCAATCTCGGCGACGAGTATTTCAGCGCGAGCCCGACGCTGCAGTTCCGGGATCTCGACGTGCTCGCGGCCGGCCCGGTGACGCGGGACATCTCCGCGAGCTTCGATGCGTACTGGGCGAGCGGCAGCAGCTATCCGCTGCGGGTGCTGAATCATCAGACGTTCGATCCGAAGGATCTCGACGCGATGCGCGACGAGTTGCGCGCACATTGGCGCGAGAACGCGGAGCCGTACAACGCGAAGCCGCTGAACGCGACGCCGCTCGCGCAGCAGATCGCGCGCGGCGAGCTCGGCCTCGTCTGGGCGCCGGCCGAGTTCGAGGCCGACGCGCCGGACAAGGTCGCGCAGCCCACCGACGGCTACGTGAGCCCGCCGATGCGGCGTCTCGCCGAGCTGATCCGCACCGCGCAGCAGGAATTCCTCGCGTTCTCGCCGTATTTCGTGCCGCATGACGCGGGCGTGAAGATCCTCGGTGACACCACCGCGCGCGGCGTGCGCGTCGCGATCCTGACGAACTCGCTCGCCGCGACCGACGCGGTAGCCGTGCAGGCCGGCTACGGCCCGTACCGCGCGCCGCTGCTGCGGCACGGCGTCGAGCTCTACGAATACAAGGCGCGGCCCGACCGGCAGCGGCCGCGGCTGTTCGGTTCGCGCTCGCGCGCGAGCCTGCACGCGAAGGCCTACGTGATCGACCGGAAGATTCTCGTGATCGGCTCGATGAACCTCGATCCGCGCTCCACGCACCTCAATACCGAGCTGGCGCTCGTGATCCACAGCCCGGCGCTCGCGCAGCAGGTCGCGACGATCTTCGCGCGGGCGACGCAGCCTGACGAAAGCTACCGCGTGCAACTCGCGGCGCCGTCGGGGCCCGGCGCGTCCGAGCTGATGTGGACCGGCACCGACGACGGCGTGCTGCACACCTATCACGTCGATCCGTATGCGGGGCTGCTGCGCAATCTGCTGACCGGCGTGTTCATGCTGCTGCCGGTCGACGACCAGCTATAG
- a CDS encoding MarR family winged helix-turn-helix transcriptional regulator has product MEEQDRVAILQQFGRTYRAFLTAFEAHVGQPMPRWRIMVALHSLGGEASQKRLVEILRIDPGALTRQLKSLDALGWIERESDERDNRVTNVKLTADGRAAFEASLPRRRAFLDKTVARLPDDVLTALSGALAMLESRIAEVGSTPSPH; this is encoded by the coding sequence ATGGAAGAACAGGACCGCGTCGCGATCTTGCAGCAATTCGGACGGACGTATCGCGCGTTCTTGACTGCGTTCGAGGCGCACGTCGGCCAGCCGATGCCGCGCTGGCGCATCATGGTCGCGCTGCACTCGCTGGGTGGGGAAGCGTCGCAGAAGCGGCTCGTCGAGATCCTGCGGATCGACCCCGGCGCGCTCACGCGCCAGCTGAAGTCGCTCGACGCGCTCGGCTGGATCGAGCGCGAATCCGACGAGCGCGACAACCGCGTGACGAACGTGAAGCTGACCGCCGACGGGCGTGCGGCGTTCGAGGCGAGCCTGCCGCGCCGCCGCGCGTTCCTCGACAAGACGGTCGCGCGGCTGCCGGACGACGTGTTGACGGCGCTGTCAGGCGCGCTGGCGATGCTGGAGTCGCGGATCGCGGAGGTCGGCTCGACGCCGTCTCCGCACTGA